A window from Peromyscus eremicus chromosome 1, PerEre_H2_v1, whole genome shotgun sequence encodes these proteins:
- the LOC131895038 gene encoding zinc finger protein 883-like isoform X2 translates to MLENYSSLMFLGHCTTKPELIFKLEHGFGPWSLAEASIQSLPGVHKMTVPIENDQEYHKGLLWQVEITNSQTSNEEIVEAELKVVQKTCQGTSYEGKGCVKMFCQQSQRTRDQSTLSCKKTFSYKSLLNNGQSPLEETPCTHRQCRNTFSWKSHLTEHQRSCIDEKPYESSGYGKASHTKSQHQITHTDEKPYKCLECGKYFYYKSQITEHQRSHTGEKPYECTECGKSFSYKSHLTVHQRSHTGEKPHECTECRKVFYYKSQLTRHQRSHTGEKPYECVKCGKSFYCNTHLSLHQRIHVSEKPYECTECGKTFSFSACLTRHQRTHTDEKPYECTQCPKVFHFKKQLTHHLKTHTAEKRFECKQCGKAFYWRSNLSVHQKTHSGEKPFECKQCGKAFYCKSHLTVHQRTHISEKLYQCTECRKAFYSQTQLTVHQKTHSDEKPYECKQCGKTFYSKSGLTAHQKTHTGEKPYECKQCGKAFYNKYLLIEHHRVHTGEKPYQCTECKKAFYCKKYLSLHQKTHASEKSFHCAECGKAFSWMSHLTQHQRIHTGVKPYACEQCRKAYYFKKQLTRHQRTHTHEKSLDVNNTGEQFKANSTSLCMKEFIQRRNSVSVPNAEIFLSHVTPYSKSDEKA, encoded by the exons GACACTGCACGACCAAACCTGAGTTGATCTTCAAGTTAGAGCATGGATTTGGGCCATGGAGTTTAGCAGAAGCCTCTATCCAGAGCCTTCCAG GTGTTCATAAAATGACTGTCCCAATTGAGAATGACCAAGAATATCACAAGGGACTTTTGTGGCAAGTTGAAATCACCAACAGCCAGACATCAAATGAAGAAATTGTTGaa gcagaactgaaggTGGTACAGAAAACCTGCCAGGGGACATCTTATGAAGGGAAAGGATGTGTGAAGATGTTTTGCCAGCAGTCACAGCGCACAAGGGATCAGAGCACACTCTCATGTAAGAAAACTTTCAGTTATAAGTCACTTCTCAATAACGGTCAGAGCCCTTTAGAGGAGACACCCTGTACACATAGACAGTGCAGGAATACATTCTCTTGGAAGTCACACCTCACTGAACATCAAAGAAGTTGTATAGATGAGAAGCCATATGAAAGTTCAGGATATGGGAAAGCTTCCCACACCAAGTCTCAGCATCAGATTACTCATACAGATGAGAAGCCCTACAAATGTCTGGAATGTGGGAAATACTTCTACTACAAGTCACAAATCACTGAACATCAGAGAAGTCATACAGGTGAGAAGCCTTATGAGTGTACAGAATGTGGAAAATCTTTCAGCTATAAGTCACATCTCACTGTCCACCAGAGAAGTCATACAGGTGAAAAGCCACATGAATGTACAGAATGTAGGAAAGTTTTTTACTATAAGTCACAACTCACTCGACACCAAAGAagtcatacaggagagaaaccctatgaatgtgtgAAATGTGGAAAATCTTTCTACTGTAACACGCATCTTTCTCtacatcagagaattcatgtAAGTGAGAAACCTTATGAGTGTACAGAATGTGGGAAAACTTTCTCTTTCAGTGCGTGCCTCACTCGACATCAAAGGACTCATACAGATGAGAAGCCATATGAATGTACACAGTGCCCCAAAGTTTTCCACTTTAAGAAACAACTTACTCATCATCTGAAAACTCATACTGCTGAGAAGCGCtttgaatgtaaacaatgtgggaaAGCATTTTACTGGAGGTCTAACCTTAGTGTGCATCAGAAAACTCATAGTGGTGAGAAGCCTtttgaatgtaaacaatgtggaaaAGCATTTTACTGTAAGTCCCACCTCACTGTACATCAGAGAACTCATATAAGTGAAAAGCTCTATCAATGTACAGAATGTAGGAAAGCATTCTATTCTCAGACACAGCTTACTGTACATCAGAAAACTCACAGTGATGAGAAGCCAtatgaatgtaagcaatgtgggAAAACATTCTACAGCAAGTCTGGGCTTACTGCACATCAGAAAACTCATACAggtgagaagccctatgaatgtaaacaatgtggaaaGGCATTCTATAATAAGTATTTGCTCATTGAGCATCATCGAGTTCATACAGGTGAGAAGCCCTATCAATGTACAGAATGCAAGAAAGCATTCTACTGCAAGAAATATCTTTCTCTACATCAGAAAACTCATGCAAGTGAGAAGTCATTTCACTGTGcagaatgtgggaaagccttttcCTGGATGTCACACCTCACTcaacatcagagaattcatacaggtgTGAAGCCCTATGCATGTGAACAATGTAGGAAAGCTTACTACTTCAAGAAACAGCTCACTCGACATCAAAGAACTCATACACATGAGAAGTCATTAGATGTAAATAATACAGGAGAACAATTCAAAGCAAATTCAACTTCTCTGTGtatgaaagaattcatacaaAGGAGAAACTCTGTAAGTGTACCAAACGcagaaatttttctttctcatgtCACACCTTACTCAAAGTCAGATGAGAAAGCCTAA
- the LOC131895038 gene encoding zinc finger protein 25-like isoform X1, with protein sequence MGSVSFEDISLDFTWDEWQDLDSAQRTLYRDVMLENYSSLMFLGHCTTKPELIFKLEHGFGPWSLAEASIQSLPGVHKMTVPIENDQEYHKGLLWQVEITNSQTSNEEIVEAELKVVQKTCQGTSYEGKGCVKMFCQQSQRTRDQSTLSCKKTFSYKSLLNNGQSPLEETPCTHRQCRNTFSWKSHLTEHQRSCIDEKPYESSGYGKASHTKSQHQITHTDEKPYKCLECGKYFYYKSQITEHQRSHTGEKPYECTECGKSFSYKSHLTVHQRSHTGEKPHECTECRKVFYYKSQLTRHQRSHTGEKPYECVKCGKSFYCNTHLSLHQRIHVSEKPYECTECGKTFSFSACLTRHQRTHTDEKPYECTQCPKVFHFKKQLTHHLKTHTAEKRFECKQCGKAFYWRSNLSVHQKTHSGEKPFECKQCGKAFYCKSHLTVHQRTHISEKLYQCTECRKAFYSQTQLTVHQKTHSDEKPYECKQCGKTFYSKSGLTAHQKTHTGEKPYECKQCGKAFYNKYLLIEHHRVHTGEKPYQCTECKKAFYCKKYLSLHQKTHASEKSFHCAECGKAFSWMSHLTQHQRIHTGVKPYACEQCRKAYYFKKQLTRHQRTHTHEKSLDVNNTGEQFKANSTSLCMKEFIQRRNSVSVPNAEIFLSHVTPYSKSDEKA encoded by the exons GACACTGCACGACCAAACCTGAGTTGATCTTCAAGTTAGAGCATGGATTTGGGCCATGGAGTTTAGCAGAAGCCTCTATCCAGAGCCTTCCAG GTGTTCATAAAATGACTGTCCCAATTGAGAATGACCAAGAATATCACAAGGGACTTTTGTGGCAAGTTGAAATCACCAACAGCCAGACATCAAATGAAGAAATTGTTGaa gcagaactgaaggTGGTACAGAAAACCTGCCAGGGGACATCTTATGAAGGGAAAGGATGTGTGAAGATGTTTTGCCAGCAGTCACAGCGCACAAGGGATCAGAGCACACTCTCATGTAAGAAAACTTTCAGTTATAAGTCACTTCTCAATAACGGTCAGAGCCCTTTAGAGGAGACACCCTGTACACATAGACAGTGCAGGAATACATTCTCTTGGAAGTCACACCTCACTGAACATCAAAGAAGTTGTATAGATGAGAAGCCATATGAAAGTTCAGGATATGGGAAAGCTTCCCACACCAAGTCTCAGCATCAGATTACTCATACAGATGAGAAGCCCTACAAATGTCTGGAATGTGGGAAATACTTCTACTACAAGTCACAAATCACTGAACATCAGAGAAGTCATACAGGTGAGAAGCCTTATGAGTGTACAGAATGTGGAAAATCTTTCAGCTATAAGTCACATCTCACTGTCCACCAGAGAAGTCATACAGGTGAAAAGCCACATGAATGTACAGAATGTAGGAAAGTTTTTTACTATAAGTCACAACTCACTCGACACCAAAGAagtcatacaggagagaaaccctatgaatgtgtgAAATGTGGAAAATCTTTCTACTGTAACACGCATCTTTCTCtacatcagagaattcatgtAAGTGAGAAACCTTATGAGTGTACAGAATGTGGGAAAACTTTCTCTTTCAGTGCGTGCCTCACTCGACATCAAAGGACTCATACAGATGAGAAGCCATATGAATGTACACAGTGCCCCAAAGTTTTCCACTTTAAGAAACAACTTACTCATCATCTGAAAACTCATACTGCTGAGAAGCGCtttgaatgtaaacaatgtgggaaAGCATTTTACTGGAGGTCTAACCTTAGTGTGCATCAGAAAACTCATAGTGGTGAGAAGCCTtttgaatgtaaacaatgtggaaaAGCATTTTACTGTAAGTCCCACCTCACTGTACATCAGAGAACTCATATAAGTGAAAAGCTCTATCAATGTACAGAATGTAGGAAAGCATTCTATTCTCAGACACAGCTTACTGTACATCAGAAAACTCACAGTGATGAGAAGCCAtatgaatgtaagcaatgtgggAAAACATTCTACAGCAAGTCTGGGCTTACTGCACATCAGAAAACTCATACAggtgagaagccctatgaatgtaaacaatgtggaaaGGCATTCTATAATAAGTATTTGCTCATTGAGCATCATCGAGTTCATACAGGTGAGAAGCCCTATCAATGTACAGAATGCAAGAAAGCATTCTACTGCAAGAAATATCTTTCTCTACATCAGAAAACTCATGCAAGTGAGAAGTCATTTCACTGTGcagaatgtgggaaagccttttcCTGGATGTCACACCTCACTcaacatcagagaattcatacaggtgTGAAGCCCTATGCATGTGAACAATGTAGGAAAGCTTACTACTTCAAGAAACAGCTCACTCGACATCAAAGAACTCATACACATGAGAAGTCATTAGATGTAAATAATACAGGAGAACAATTCAAAGCAAATTCAACTTCTCTGTGtatgaaagaattcatacaaAGGAGAAACTCTGTAAGTGTACCAAACGcagaaatttttctttctcatgtCACACCTTACTCAAAGTCAGATGAGAAAGCCTAA
- the LOC131895038 gene encoding zinc finger protein OZF-like isoform X3: protein MFCQQSQRTRDQSTLSCKKTFSYKSLLNNGQSPLEETPCTHRQCRNTFSWKSHLTEHQRSCIDEKPYESSGYGKASHTKSQHQITHTDEKPYKCLECGKYFYYKSQITEHQRSHTGEKPYECTECGKSFSYKSHLTVHQRSHTGEKPHECTECRKVFYYKSQLTRHQRSHTGEKPYECVKCGKSFYCNTHLSLHQRIHVSEKPYECTECGKTFSFSACLTRHQRTHTDEKPYECTQCPKVFHFKKQLTHHLKTHTAEKRFECKQCGKAFYWRSNLSVHQKTHSGEKPFECKQCGKAFYCKSHLTVHQRTHISEKLYQCTECRKAFYSQTQLTVHQKTHSDEKPYECKQCGKTFYSKSGLTAHQKTHTGEKPYECKQCGKAFYNKYLLIEHHRVHTGEKPYQCTECKKAFYCKKYLSLHQKTHASEKSFHCAECGKAFSWMSHLTQHQRIHTGVKPYACEQCRKAYYFKKQLTRHQRTHTHEKSLDVNNTGEQFKANSTSLCMKEFIQRRNSVSVPNAEIFLSHVTPYSKSDEKA from the coding sequence ATGTTTTGCCAGCAGTCACAGCGCACAAGGGATCAGAGCACACTCTCATGTAAGAAAACTTTCAGTTATAAGTCACTTCTCAATAACGGTCAGAGCCCTTTAGAGGAGACACCCTGTACACATAGACAGTGCAGGAATACATTCTCTTGGAAGTCACACCTCACTGAACATCAAAGAAGTTGTATAGATGAGAAGCCATATGAAAGTTCAGGATATGGGAAAGCTTCCCACACCAAGTCTCAGCATCAGATTACTCATACAGATGAGAAGCCCTACAAATGTCTGGAATGTGGGAAATACTTCTACTACAAGTCACAAATCACTGAACATCAGAGAAGTCATACAGGTGAGAAGCCTTATGAGTGTACAGAATGTGGAAAATCTTTCAGCTATAAGTCACATCTCACTGTCCACCAGAGAAGTCATACAGGTGAAAAGCCACATGAATGTACAGAATGTAGGAAAGTTTTTTACTATAAGTCACAACTCACTCGACACCAAAGAagtcatacaggagagaaaccctatgaatgtgtgAAATGTGGAAAATCTTTCTACTGTAACACGCATCTTTCTCtacatcagagaattcatgtAAGTGAGAAACCTTATGAGTGTACAGAATGTGGGAAAACTTTCTCTTTCAGTGCGTGCCTCACTCGACATCAAAGGACTCATACAGATGAGAAGCCATATGAATGTACACAGTGCCCCAAAGTTTTCCACTTTAAGAAACAACTTACTCATCATCTGAAAACTCATACTGCTGAGAAGCGCtttgaatgtaaacaatgtgggaaAGCATTTTACTGGAGGTCTAACCTTAGTGTGCATCAGAAAACTCATAGTGGTGAGAAGCCTtttgaatgtaaacaatgtggaaaAGCATTTTACTGTAAGTCCCACCTCACTGTACATCAGAGAACTCATATAAGTGAAAAGCTCTATCAATGTACAGAATGTAGGAAAGCATTCTATTCTCAGACACAGCTTACTGTACATCAGAAAACTCACAGTGATGAGAAGCCAtatgaatgtaagcaatgtgggAAAACATTCTACAGCAAGTCTGGGCTTACTGCACATCAGAAAACTCATACAggtgagaagccctatgaatgtaaacaatgtggaaaGGCATTCTATAATAAGTATTTGCTCATTGAGCATCATCGAGTTCATACAGGTGAGAAGCCCTATCAATGTACAGAATGCAAGAAAGCATTCTACTGCAAGAAATATCTTTCTCTACATCAGAAAACTCATGCAAGTGAGAAGTCATTTCACTGTGcagaatgtgggaaagccttttcCTGGATGTCACACCTCACTcaacatcagagaattcatacaggtgTGAAGCCCTATGCATGTGAACAATGTAGGAAAGCTTACTACTTCAAGAAACAGCTCACTCGACATCAAAGAACTCATACACATGAGAAGTCATTAGATGTAAATAATACAGGAGAACAATTCAAAGCAAATTCAACTTCTCTGTGtatgaaagaattcatacaaAGGAGAAACTCTGTAAGTGTACCAAACGcagaaatttttctttctcatgtCACACCTTACTCAAAGTCAGATGAGAAAGCCTAA